The Festucalex cinctus isolate MCC-2025b chromosome 12, RoL_Fcin_1.0, whole genome shotgun sequence genome segment tatttcttgccattcacaaatcctTCGGCACTCTCCGCCACATTGGAACTTGAAAAGTTTTCTCAGCTTGGAAACGTGTGTATCAAAATTCCCAACTGTCAATGAGGGGGTGTTCACCcgcaattttgtttgttttttactcgaCATGTGGCATTTACCATAATTtcgataccacatgaaggcagcaaTCTGTCAATCAAGGCACGCAACCATTGTTAAGGTTTATAAAAAGGCACACTTTTCACATGGCTCTTGTTTTGTATATCAAGTATCCAATGACAATAGGCAATAAAAGTCCACTCCATGATACACGTCAAACACTGCCAATAACAAGTTTATTTAAATTTggtgtttggaaaaaaataaaataaaaacaaaacagcacaacTTTGATATTATCTTGGCGCAACGTCAAACgcgctcaatttaaaaaaaaaaaaaatgatcaggCAAAGACAAGTAAGGCAAAGAGATGAAAGCTCATCTACAATTTCAATCTGAGCGGGCAGGAAATGGCCTGTTTCTTCAAACCGTGACCATGCTATGTATAAAAATTTACACAATGAAATTCGagcaatcaaaacaaatatttacaaatcCTTTTACCAAAAATTGATCCTAACAAAACGTGGGAGAAAATAATGGTTTGCTTTTCCGCTCTATATGCTAAAGCTCTTTTGGAGCTTCCGGAATCATCAATACATTCACTACTTCAAGATTACCCAACAGACTGAAGGTCAAAAGAGATTGACGACAGGTCGGCGTCTTTACGTCAGTTTTCTACTTGAGTTGTTTGCGTGGCGGCTCGAGTTATCTTCCACAGTCAGACTAGAATAATGTGCCCTTCGTTGGTCAGCTTGCTCGTCAGCTGCACTGCGACTCGAGCTGAACATTTTTGCTTCAGAATCCTGTTAGcagagtcctttttttttttggcatggctGTTTCAGCGGACATTTCTCCTCCATTGGCAATGCGGTGAATCATCCAAGGCATGAGTTGACATCTATTTGTGAGCTACATAATCGATGAAGCTGTGTATTGacctcatttattaactgttaacTGAGAGGACTCGTCTGCAGAGCTACAAAATTGTTTTCACCTGTTTGGATACCAGCTGGAATTGCAAGATCTGATTTTAGCAGTTTAGTTTTGGTCAAAAACACTGAAAGACAAAACACTGTTTACAAGCCAAGAGACTGCGGAGGGGAAAATGCTTCtttgaggtttgtttgtttgtttttaacggtTTTGCTACTATACAAACAGTTGTTCATGGCCTTTCGTCTGCACGTAGAGCGAAGGTCACGTTGAAGGTCACTTATCAGAGAGTGAAGGGGCTTCTGATAACGGGCTGGCTACTTGGCTGTGGTAGCTCCTCACAATTCATCAGCAAACCGGAAAACAAAAAGTGATTCGTGTTTAATGAAGACATTTTCCGAATGAACGATATTGATGATGAATTGCGACAGCGGGAACAATATGTAGAGTtgactttctcgtgtgttagcaCTCCAGTCCGTGtgctgcggggggggggggggttcaagaCAGGCGAGCTTATTTGACAAGCCTCTTGGCCACATCTGCGTACGCAATCTCAATCTCTTTGTCACTGGGGCACGTGTTGGTGAACTCTTCGCGAGTGTAAGCGTTGTTCAGGTACTTCCAGATGGCCGTCATCTCCTTGGGGATGTCAAAACCTCTGTATTTCTTGGCCACCACCTGAAGGAGCAGTAGGAGAGTTTAGAGTTTTCAATTATGTACACATTCAAGCATCctaaggtttaaaaaaataaaataaaaaatacaaaactctCAATCTTCAAAATGGCTAACTCCTTTATTCGCTATTTATTGCAGCCGGCACCTTGACAATATGCAGCTTTGGCAGCAAATTGCAGTCGGCCAACGTCATTTCTTCGCCGTCCAAGAATTTGCGGGTGGAAACCTTGACGTCCTCGATGCTGTTGTGATCGATCTCGTCAGGCAAAGGCGAGCGAAGATATTCATCCAGCTTCTGCAGGGTTTTCAGCAGCCCGCGCTCCAGACCTGCGCAGGACCCACAAGGAATTTGGACGCGTCAAGTCAATTCGGGTTCAGTCGGAGGGAAACCTCCCAGTTTAAAACTTCTTGCGTCCGACCACACGGGGGCAGTATTTCATCAACATACAAACAGGTCTGTTATGGACGCTAAAGGTCGAAAACTGACTACAAATTAGCTTTTACTTCGTATACATCTTAGAAAAGTGTATTgaagtaacattttatttgtatttttttcagttcagaatgtacacaaaacatgaaaatcTTGACTGTACATGCTTTGACCTCAGTCAAATTGTAgtattgtgaaaataaaaagatgctATGAATGTTGGTTGCACCATTGTTCAACAGGTCTATATTATAGGGCACTTATCAATGAAGCATAACATTCAGAACCACACTTGTTTACACTAGCATTCAGTTTATGGCTCAATATTTTCTCAGGGCGGAGAATAGCCAAACAGAAATGGCCACATGATCATTTAGTGATGATGGTAAAAATTCTTAAAAGCATGCAGGAGAATATTTCTCCATATTTGAATAACTATCACCATATTGTTCAGACAGTTCCTGTGTGAATGAATTGCAACGGAGGGATGAATTTGTGAACATTAGTTCTTCTTTCACCGTGCTCTACCAGGTGAGGAGTTTAATGGACATGAGAAGGAAGCAGAACAAAAGCTCAGGTGTTGTTTTTGGTTATGCTTGTAAGCCACCAATCAGGGCAGAGCAAGCCGTTGCTTAGCAACCTCAAGAGTCTCCAAGGCTGGACGATTCCTGGCTGCCTGTTCTTAGTCCATGTAACTACAATACGGGTGCGTGCAAACATACAGCTTTGTGATGTAttctaccacaaaaaaaaatgaatgaggtTTAGATTTAGAAGGATTGTGATAATTGGCTGCGATGGTTGAGATTTAAGTCAATGAGccagaaaatacttttttaataattgtcacagttctaaatatggtattttggttaatattgcattagtggaatattagttagagttaagcagcaaaatccaacagttttaatcaatatcagagggcggccatgttgccacctgctgtcgagtgaaaatgacgtcacagttgctcaggtctcatgtaacaaccaatcacatctcagcttcagaaaaccggtgagctgtgatttgtcagagccctgagcaactgtgatgtcatcttcggtggacagcaagtggcaaaatggccgccccctgagatggatagaaaTGGATGAATTTTGCTGCATAGCTCGCATTCCACATATGCAATAtgaaatcagaatgtcatgtttagactcgtgACTGGTTCAAGGTCGACTTCgaaaataattaattacatgTCCAACATTTTTGTATGTGCCAATGGGGATCCCTACCTTCATTTGCATCTGGTTTTGAATTCTTAATGAAGGCCGAAAACTTGGCAAAGATATCCATGCCAGCCGTGTTTGACTCAGGGTGTCTCGCTCCAAGTTTGATGTACCTGCACATGAAACACGCACTTGCAGTGTATTTTGCAACACTGGCACAGGAGTGGCCAAAGAAAGTGACGGGTATTGCTCACTTGGGCGGGCAGAGGACATCCTCGAGAAACTCCTCGATTTTGTTGACGTCCGTTTTGACCTCGCCGTTGAAGGTAACGAAGGGCGGATGCGTGCCTGGGGCAAGGTTCTGCAGATCTGCGGGCTTCCTGTGTGATGCCGAGGAAAGATTTGATGTGAACAAACTTGACCAAGTTACCTGCCTTACCATCACAACCCTGATATTAAGATGCGAAAAGCAAAATGGACAATCTCGTGAATTAAACAGGTTCATCTCAGGAGAGGCAATTCATCAAGAAGTGATGGCTTAATTTCACTGTGTGTGCACGTCAGCTTGGAATGTGTTTGTGTGGCCCGCTCTCTGTGGCCTTCAagcttgcatttgcatttcaaTCCAGATGTCCCTGTTGGCAGATGTCGCTGACACGCAGACAAAAAATGTGTCCAATGGTTCGTGTGTACACGGATGCGTCATTgtcttcaacattcaacaactcACTAGCTGCAAACAGCtaaaagatagcatttagcattagccaaagtaataacacaaccactGGTCACCAGATTCAATAGTagtgatgttaaaactgcccCCCCCTCGAATCACCCTTCATGTAGTTGCACGGCAAACAAAAGCAAGCAAAACATACAGCGCTATGCAATATGACCTAGCATAATAGCGCTAAAGCTAGCAAATAAATATATCGTCGCggtcctgtgaaaaacatttctattcatttttgtCTTAACATTTTTGGATGGAACTGAACGCAgaccaaacatttaaaaaaaaaacaacaacaaaaaacatactgttaagtgtttttcacagtaCAGCAACCatattgtaaaattaaaataaactatttaacAACATACAATGTGTTATACAAATGAGCCTGATAAAACTAGAGCATCTTTTatgtatgaaaatattttaaaatagaccCATTTATTCATACCACACCTAATAATACAATGTGCATTATGGGCAGCAAAATACGGTAATAAACAAAGAACAGAAACTCTACTAGAGCTGACGATGCAAAAAGTTCAAAGAAGTGGGCAAGTTTTGGGACAAGGCCTCCACGGCTATCAGGAAATAACATCAACCCTTTGGCACGCAAAGGGGAAGTGGCACCCTTGGCCAACAACATCACTGAGCAGTGGATAAGAAGCAGCCACAGAATCCCTGACTTTCATTACTGATATCAAATATTTGACCCAAAGTTCCAACAGAGGTCAACTAAGGGAAAATATCCCATTAGGCTTGGATCAGTGACATTTGAAACTCATTTCCTCCTTCAGATTTAACACTATGTACTGTTCTTCCATTTTAACGCGACAATAAAAGAGCCGCGTGTATACAGCAAACACTGGCTTTTGTTTTGCAACAGTTTGTTATTTTGCAGCAAACCCGATCCGTTAGTTATCATAACCGGGAGGGGAAAAGCATGCCTACCGCATAACAAATGCTTGTTTGATGAGCAGGCAGGAAGCAGATGCTGCTAAGTAGGTGAACATCCGACATCaccttttttttacattatgggaTTTTATTAGTCCGCTTTAGGTTGCAAGCCCTTTGCCACACTTTGCAATGAAAGCTAAGTCTGAATACTGTATTTACCAACTCAATGCAATTTGTCAGGCAAATATCAGTTTCCACCTTTTAGCTGAGCTGTGGAGAAGGGGAAGTGACCAGCTGCATTATTTGAGACAAAATGGGAGGAATCCTGAATGAGAGTCTTAACACGCACAAGGAATTTGTCGAGAGAGAACAGATGTCCAATTGACCGCGGCTGAAAATAGTCTGGCATTTGGATGGTGGAGCTtggcatgaaaaaaataaaaaataaaaaatgaagtcgAATATATGAATCATACTGAAGGAAAAAATATAGTTGGGTTGGTAAAGATTGCTTGCTTGCTGGAATGTTCTCTTGCAATTGGCGGCAAAAGCAGTCAACATTGCAGTGGATCGCCATGTTTTGATCTGTGTGATGATAAATAACATGTTGTGCAGCCAGGCGGGCAGGATGTGTGCGGAGTCTGAAAGCCTCAAACGGGCCAGGGTGCACGTTTTCGCAAATTTTCTTCGGCCTGGGAAAGGGTCAtgggaaaaccaaataaacagTGGGGAGGCGGCGAGCGCGACATGGCTGGGGCGGCTTCAAAGTGCTACGCAGCTTCTCAGACCACTGGAGAAGAAGTACACCATCAAACCACAACATTATGACCTCTTGTGGTACATTTTTGTAACACTAGGAAAATTTCCCAGGACAGGACCAATCAAAAGTCatgaaatcacttttttttttctttttcttttttttaaatgaatttgttACACACAAACTTACTTGTGGAAATTGGGCCTGTTAAGTTGAAATAATCAATTTATGGTTTTATGAAATgatatcaggctcgaaaaggaaaagCAATTCGAAATCGATTATTGGATTTTTTATACCCAACCCTAATAACTACGTACAATGAATAAaagattttgagggtctaacgTACATGAAAATTCACAAAACTTTATATGTACATCTGACCTGGCGAACAATTTCATATTCCAATGTTGTCATCcatgattgtaaaaaaaaaaaaaaaaaaaaaaaatgtcaaaatggcaatgacaaaaatgtactGTCCAGAAGATCAacagaccgataaggtttttttgggcccgataccgataccaattattagtagtgaaggatgccgataaccgatatttggagcagatattcattttcactaaaaagggacatcaaaattcggaaaaaatacaaactcgagctcttatcttttttatttattttttttattttatttttttttaaattttaaagcacatgtttattgagcaacttttagggttagtaaaatatttttaagtttttttttttttcaaaaaatcttagtcaatacacaagttctgggatctcccaggcgcagtagcatgttttcaaaagttaaataaaaacaaacaattattttctacaaaaaataagtcttcaaaaatttcaaaatatccaaagtattaaatttttacttatcttagttttaatttcaatcaaaaacagaaggtgcagagagttcccagggtcgacaaaaatgaaaataaaaactttttttttttttaatttacatttaaattagttccctgaagttaacacttaaaaaaaaataaaaataaataaaaaaggatctattatcggccatatgattcttcaaaatggccgatgccgatatttctcaaaatgctaaatatcggcaccgataatcggcccagccgataatcggtctatccctactatcCGTAGTCCGTTTGACCTCGGGCAACATAAACAACAAGAGGGAATACAACTCTGCATCTCCTGTATGTGACATGAATGATAATGGGGGGGACGCTGTCGTATATTTAAATAAGAACATATTGTATTCATTAATGATCGTATAATTGCTACCATTTTATTGTCTCGTTTTATGTACAGCATTTTGTTACAGGTTTAGTTGTAAAAAGTGTGAGTCtgcgacagtatataaacaaagttgagttgagtatctTGAGTTCCATTATATACTAtattttccaaacaaaatgtacagtacatacacAAAATGTCGGATAGACACCACTGTACGGCAAATTGACGAAACAGGTGACGATGGAGGATAAGATCGTGAAAGATGAGGCTGGACGCACCTCTTGAGGTCCACGGTGGTGACGTTGAAGACGACGCCTTTAAGCCAGAGGATCATAAACAGACGTTGGGAGAAGGGACAGTTTCCAATGCTCTCCCCATCGCTTCCCGCCTACGGAAACACAGACAACCATTTGAATCAGCaatgtctgtaaaaaaaaaaataataataataatctctacATTCCTATGATAATTTGATTTGCAATTGCCAACATATCATCGAAAAGCATAGACTCATGTCTcaagaataaaaacaacaaaaataaaaaaataaaaccataactAGCATATGTTTTTGCACAAACCTAAAAGTACATTTGTTGGTCTTGTATTCTATCAGAGAGCCCTTTACAAACACTTCTTTTATACATGACTGGCTGAATGAGAGtactggtaaaaaaaataaataaaaaaaaaaaaaggactaaaGCGCCGACTGCCTTCTCTTATGCTTGATTACACTTTGCCTCCATTTATCTGGAGAGTTACTTTCCAGAGTAAGCGGAAACATCTGAAGTGACTCAAGACACGCTGGCTTCTTGTTTCCTTTCATTCTCGACTGCACAAACAAGAGTGTGAGGACTGCTACAGGGATTGCGAGCAATGCAAGTGGTGTGTGCCCTCTTTAACAACAAAGCTcagttgtgctgcagcagaCCACAAACAAAAACCTTAATACATCAGGCCAGATGTGCTGGATAAAGTGTGAAACAATAACCGAGTGAAGGTGAGGgggaaagataaaaaaaaaataaaaaatctctacattcctttttttttttttcctttttttttttttttttcttttctgctgtgAACAGGCTGGCTGCTGTTGTCCTCTGTGTAACAAGCAGTGGGATGACCCGCTTTCATCTGCTGGTTTCCATTGTACAGCGGCTGCCCCCCCCAACAATAATCGTCTATATTCGGCGGCCGATTAATTAGTTGGGCCCTAATGCGCATTACATGAAGCTTCACCAAAGCAATGTGCTGATCAATCAATTAACCCTGACAGGGCCACAACTATGATAAATTGATCGATTGATGTCTAGATCAAAAGGTGAAAAAAATGCAGCCCAGCAACGGTTACCGTGACGATATCAAACACACGGCATGAACAGCCTGAGCCAGCCACCCGGTACAGGTCAACCGTGACCTACATTTTTGAGGGTTACTAATGTTGTTTACACGTAACCATTTCCTGTAGTTCATCGCATTCACCCGAGACTTCCTTGATCCAAAATGAGCAACAGCAGCTGACAATGACGCCGGCTACTCCGCAGTCGCTTATCACAGCTGTGGCAAGTGCCTGAAGAGAATAGAGTGCAAATCCCTGCCAAAGGCAATTAATTCAGACGGAAAGGCAAGTGACAGGAAATGGGGAGGCATTAGGGATGTGAGGTCGTGTTCTTCAGGAGTCGCAAGGACACGCAGTCAATAATTGCTTTGCGATGATGGAaataagggaaaaaacaaaaagactctTGGATGGCAAGACATTTTAGCGCTCATCTCGGAcctttcttctcctcctccattCCGCCCCTCCCTCCTTATCCCGGGCCCCTCTGTCGAGTTGGGGGGGGCCGAGTGTTGAGTTTGCCATCGGAGGGGAGGAGGGAGAAACTATGCCAGTAATGTCCTGTTGTTAGTACTGTCAAAGAGGGCGCCTTGTTTACTTGACGTGATAAAACTGAGGGTGGAGTTAAATTTCACACGTTGCGCTTCCATCCAGAACGGCTCACTGTGCTACAGTATTAGGGATGcgcgataatatcggtggccgataattatcggcacttatcgaccaattcgacgtcaaacagataaaaccgA includes the following:
- the clic4 gene encoding chloride intracellular channel protein 4: MSLSVPQNGVKADNEPVIELFVKAGSDGESIGNCPFSQRLFMILWLKGVVFNVTTVDLKRKPADLQNLAPGTHPPFVTFNGEVKTDVNKIEEFLEDVLCPPKYIKLGARHPESNTAGMDIFAKFSAFIKNSKPDANEGLERGLLKTLQKLDEYLRSPLPDEIDHNSIEDVKVSTRKFLDGEEMTLADCNLLPKLHIVKVVAKKYRGFDIPKEMTAIWKYLNNAYTREEFTNTCPSDKEIEIAYADVAKRLVK